Genomic window (Alkalibacter saccharofermentans DSM 14828):
TGCAATGATACCCATTATGCAAAGAGATATAATCTCAGTTCATGGCTGGATGAGCCAAGGCGAGTTTTTGGACATAGTAGGGCTCTCCGAGATGACGCCCGGAGTGATCAGCGTAAATGTTGCTACATTCGTAGGCTATAGAGTGGGCGGGAACGCCTCGGCAGCGCTTCTGGGGACGTTGGGGGTAATATTGCCTTCTACTATCCTGGTATACGTCATAAGCCGTTTTTTCGGAAAGTTTAAGGATAGCATGTATGTAAAAAGGGCTCTGGAGTTCATCAGACCGGTGGTTCTGGGCATGATAGCCTCAGCGGCGATTTTGCTCTTTGAGGATGCGGTGAGGGATATTTTTGCCGTGCTCATAGCAGCGGCAGCCTTTTATCTGTCGGCGGTAAAAAAAGTAAACCCCATATTTATTCTAATAGGAATGGGGCTTGTAGGGTTTTTCATATATTAGCAAAGCAATTGTAATGCCTTGAAAATAATGATATAATTCCAACGTGAAGTTAATTGGAGGATGAAAAAATGTTGGACAAACTGGAATTTATAGAATCAAAATATGAAGATTTGGGTGAAAAGATAAGCGATCCGGATGTCATCGGGAATCAGGACGAATGGAGAAAGTTTGTTAAAGAGCACTCTCACCTGGAGCCTATCGTAAATAAATACAAAGAGTACAAGAAGGTGCAAAGTGGAATAGCCGAGTCTAAGGATATGCTCAAAGACAAGCTGGACAAGGACTTCAAGGACATGGTGGAAATGGAGCTTGAAGAGCTTTCAGAAAAAAAGACAAGCCTCGAAGAAGAGCTTAGGATATTGATGCTTCCCAAAGACCCTAATGATGACAAAGGGGTCATGGTGGAGATCAGAGCAGGAGCCGGAGGAAGCGAAGCTGCGTTGTTTGCAGGTGACCTTTTCAGGATGTATACTAGATTTGCGGAAAGAAATGGCTGGAAATACGAGATAATGAGCTCAAGCATTCCAGACATGGGAGGAATAAAGGAAATCATATTCCTCATAGATGCAGATGGCGCATACAGCAGGCTTAAATACGAAAGCGGCGTTCACAGGGTTCAAAGGATTCCTACTACAGAATCAGGAGGAAGAATCCACACGTCAACAGCTACTGTAGCTGTATTGCCTGAAGCGGAAGATGTAGAGATTGATATAAACCAAAACGACTTAAGAGTAGACGTGTACCGTTCTTCCGGAAACGGTGGCCAGAGCGTTAATACAACGGACTCGGCTGTTAGGATCACTCATGTGCCTACAGGCCAGGTAGTTACATGCCAGGATGAAAAAAGTCAGCTTAAGAATAAGGATAAAGCAATGAAGATACTTAAGACTAGGCTCTATGAAATGGAACAGGAAAAGCAGGATGCCGAGATGGCGCAAAACAGAAAAAGCCAGGTAGGCACCGGAGACAGAAGCGAACGTATAAGGACGTATAACTTCCCTCAAGGGAGAATAACTGACCACAGGATAGGTATGACGGTTTACAAGCTAGAAGAATTTTTAGACGGATCTATAAACGAGATGATAGACGCCCTTACAACTACGGACCAAGCAGAAAAACTTAAGATGCAGCAGTGATATGGCGGAGCCAGCGAGCACGTACAGCGAAGCTGTGCGTGCTTTCAAGTTAATTACTTAAAGCTTACAACTTTTTTACGAGACGGAGTCTCATTTCTCGACTGCGCAGCAGTCATTTCCCGTGCGGCAGAGCCGGACAATAAACAGTCGCCTCAGCGACTAAACGACTGTTTCCCGACCGTTTCCCGACTGTCCCACGACTGTTAGACTTTTATATTTAGAAAGGAACCGACATGACTCAAATCATTGATATCGATGGCAAAAACCTGGATAAATCCAGTGAAACAGAAAAGCTGGTTAAAGCCGCCGGCATAATAAAATCAGGAGGGACCGTGGTGTTCCCTACCGAAACGGTATACGGCCTTGGCGCAAATGGACTGGATCCCGAAAGCGTCAAAAAAATTTTTGCGGCCAAGGGAAGACCTTCTGACAACCCCATGATATTACATATTTCGGACATGGGGATGCTGGGAGAAATAGCCGTGGGAATAAGCGATAAGGCAAAAGAACTCATAGCTAAATACTGGCCCGGTCCCCTGACCCTGGTTCTCAAAAAATCAGACAAAGTGCCACATGAAGCCACGGGTGGCTTGGACACGGTAGCGGTACGTATGCCGTCTCATCCGGTGGCGCTTAAGCTCATAGCCTTGGCCGGAGTGCCTATAGCCGCACCCAGCGCAAATATTTCAGGCAAGCCCTCGCCAACATTAAGCAAGCATGTGATTGAAGATCTAAATGGCAAGGTAGATATGATTCTTGCCGGAGATCAGACTGAAATCGGCCTGGAATCTACTGTAATAGATCTTGTGGAAGATAATCCAGTGCTTTTAAGGCCGGGCAGCATCTCCTTAAAGCAGCTGGAGGAAGTCCTGGGAGATGTAAAGGTAGATAAATCCATAAGCCAAAAAGTGGAAAAAGGACAAGAGGTCCGTTCCCCGGGAATGAAATACAGACACTACGCTCCAAAAGGTGACATGGTACTGGTTAAAGGAGACATCGAGAGGGTAATTTATACTATAAAGCATCTTTTGGGTGATGCCGGAAAAGAAGGTCAAAGGACCGTAGCCATTGTCCCGGAGGAATATATCGAACAATTTATTGAAATCAAGGCCCTTAACATGGGGTCTATTAAAAGGCCGGAGGAGATCATGACCAGGCTTTATAGTTGTCTAAGGGAATGTGACGAATACGGGGCACAGATGGTGGCAGCGCCTTATTTTGAGAATGAAGATGAATTCATGGCCGTAAACAATCGCCTGTCAAAAGCCGCTGGCCACAATGTCATCCAGGCGGATTGAATCAAAGTATAATGGAATGACTTGGAGGTTTGTTTGTATGAAAAAAATTTTGCTGGTTTGTACGGGAAACACATGTAGAAGCAGCATGGCTAAAGGTATTTTCGAGGATTTGATTAAAAAAGAGGGCAGAAACGATGAAATAGCTATTGATTCCGCGGGAATATCCGTATATTATAGTGAAGGGGCAAATCCCAACGCTATATTAGCGGCAAGAGAGATGGGAATTGATATATCTTCTCATATTTCCAAGCAGGTGGATGAGTACCATATAGCAAACTCCGACTTGGTTTTGACAATGACCACAGGTCAAAAGGAGATTCTCAAAGCAAGATATTCAGGGTATGCTTTCAAAATATTCACCCTCAAGGAATTCGAAGGCGACTCAAAAACATGGGATATTGCCGATCCTTTCGGAGGAAGCCTGGATATTTACAAGCGCACAGCCAAGGAAATCAAGGATGCCATAACAAACTTGATAAACAATAAAAAAATATGAAACAGGGAGATGATGATAATGAAAATTGCACTGGGATCAGATCACGGAGGATTTCACTTGAAAGAAGTCATCAAGGAGTATCTAAAGGATAAGAATTATGAAATCGAGGATTTTGGAGCATATGACACTAGCTCTATCGACTATCCTGAAATAGGTGAAAAAGTTGCAATAGCCGTTAAGGATTCTGTGGCAGACAAAGGGATCATCGTTTGCGGCACAGGCCTTGGAATTTCAATATCTGCAAACAAAGTACCTGGAATCAGGGCTGCCCTGGTAAGCGATACCTTCTCTGCAAAGATGTCCAGAGCCCACAACGATGCGAATATACTCGCTCTTGGCGGAAGAGTCTTGGGAGACGATCTAGCTTTGGAAATCGTGGAGGCTTGGCTTAACACTGAATTTGAAGGTGGCAGACACGGAATAAGAGTAGATAAAATAAAAGATTTGGAAAATAAGTACAACAAATAGGAGGAAGTCATGTCTAAATTAACGGTTATGGATCATCCTCTTATAATTCACAAGGTAAGCATGCTAAGAGACAAGAATACCGGTGCCAAAGAATTTAGGGAACTGGTCAATGAAATATCCGTGCTCATGGCTTATGAGGCTACCAGGGACTTGTCCATGGAAGAAACAGAAATTGAAACTCCTATAGCAAAGATGACCACTAAGATCCTTTCCGGCAAGAAGCTGGCTATCGTGCCTATATTGCGTGCAGGGCTTGGCATGGTCGATGGACTCTTGTCCTTGATTCCTGTTGCTAAGGTAGGGCACATCGGATTATACAGGGATCCTGAAACGCTGCAGCCTGTTGAATATTACTGCAAGCTTCCTAGCGATATAGCAGAAAGGGAAATCATATTGGTGGACCCAATGCTGGCTACGGGAGGATCTGCCGAGGCTGCCATAGAGTTCCTCAAGGAAAGAGGAGCGGCCAATATAAGGTTCATGTGCCTTATAGCATCTAGAAAAGGCATCGAAGTCCTTCAAAAGGCTCATCCGGATGTGGATATCTACGCCGGGGCTGTAGACGAAGTGCTAAACGACCATGCGTATATCGTTCCTGGACTTGGAGATGCTGGAGACAGACTTTTCGGAACCAAATAACATAATGGAATACCCAAAGACCTTCATGTAAACTGAGGGTCTTTTCTTTATTTTTTGACCTATGATACCGTATGCAGGATACAATAAACTTAACCGGGGTTTTGTGTTTTTTTCTCCCCAAAATAATGGCTATTATAATAAGAAGAGAAAAAACGCGTTTAGAGATAGGGACAAATATTAACAAAAAAACCGTATAAATTCTTTGGGTTTAAGGTTATAATGATTATTATACTT
Coding sequences:
- a CDS encoding chromate transporter, translated to MDGMMLSIFSVFFKIGMFTFGGGYAMIPIMQRDIISVHGWMSQGEFLDIVGLSEMTPGVISVNVATFVGYRVGGNASAALLGTLGVILPSTILVYVISRFFGKFKDSMYVKRALEFIRPVVLGMIASAAILLFEDAVRDIFAVLIAAAAFYLSAVKKVNPIFILIGMGLVGFFIY
- the prfA gene encoding peptide chain release factor 1, whose translation is MLDKLEFIESKYEDLGEKISDPDVIGNQDEWRKFVKEHSHLEPIVNKYKEYKKVQSGIAESKDMLKDKLDKDFKDMVEMELEELSEKKTSLEEELRILMLPKDPNDDKGVMVEIRAGAGGSEAALFAGDLFRMYTRFAERNGWKYEIMSSSIPDMGGIKEIIFLIDADGAYSRLKYESGVHRVQRIPTTESGGRIHTSTATVAVLPEAEDVEIDINQNDLRVDVYRSSGNGGQSVNTTDSAVRITHVPTGQVVTCQDEKSQLKNKDKAMKILKTRLYEMEQEKQDAEMAQNRKSQVGTGDRSERIRTYNFPQGRITDHRIGMTVYKLEEFLDGSINEMIDALTTTDQAEKLKMQQ
- a CDS encoding L-threonylcarbamoyladenylate synthase, translating into MTQIIDIDGKNLDKSSETEKLVKAAGIIKSGGTVVFPTETVYGLGANGLDPESVKKIFAAKGRPSDNPMILHISDMGMLGEIAVGISDKAKELIAKYWPGPLTLVLKKSDKVPHEATGGLDTVAVRMPSHPVALKLIALAGVPIAAPSANISGKPSPTLSKHVIEDLNGKVDMILAGDQTEIGLESTVIDLVEDNPVLLRPGSISLKQLEEVLGDVKVDKSISQKVEKGQEVRSPGMKYRHYAPKGDMVLVKGDIERVIYTIKHLLGDAGKEGQRTVAIVPEEYIEQFIEIKALNMGSIKRPEEIMTRLYSCLRECDEYGAQMVAAPYFENEDEFMAVNNRLSKAAGHNVIQAD
- a CDS encoding low molecular weight protein arginine phosphatase; its protein translation is MKKILLVCTGNTCRSSMAKGIFEDLIKKEGRNDEIAIDSAGISVYYSEGANPNAILAAREMGIDISSHISKQVDEYHIANSDLVLTMTTGQKEILKARYSGYAFKIFTLKEFEGDSKTWDIADPFGGSLDIYKRTAKEIKDAITNLINNKKI
- the rpiB gene encoding ribose 5-phosphate isomerase B, with protein sequence MKIALGSDHGGFHLKEVIKEYLKDKNYEIEDFGAYDTSSIDYPEIGEKVAIAVKDSVADKGIIVCGTGLGISISANKVPGIRAALVSDTFSAKMSRAHNDANILALGGRVLGDDLALEIVEAWLNTEFEGGRHGIRVDKIKDLENKYNK
- the upp gene encoding uracil phosphoribosyltransferase; the encoded protein is MSKLTVMDHPLIIHKVSMLRDKNTGAKEFRELVNEISVLMAYEATRDLSMEETEIETPIAKMTTKILSGKKLAIVPILRAGLGMVDGLLSLIPVAKVGHIGLYRDPETLQPVEYYCKLPSDIAEREIILVDPMLATGGSAEAAIEFLKERGAANIRFMCLIASRKGIEVLQKAHPDVDIYAGAVDEVLNDHAYIVPGLGDAGDRLFGTK